From Lepisosteus oculatus isolate fLepOcu1 chromosome 8, fLepOcu1.hap2, whole genome shotgun sequence, one genomic window encodes:
- the map7d3 gene encoding ensconsin isoform X12: MAEGAMSLKGMRAQMAAAAQAQAEERRSLTSSSPGLAAPSGGGTKTGAKPVLDGATLRIDDKLRVAKERREEQEKQQAARESQILERERKARLQYARQMEERQKKLEEQRRKEEQRRAAVEEKRKQRQEEEKEHYEAVMRRTLERSQRLEQRQKRWSWGGGPTAELENKAGDPETAPAVDLVPSSPADPQRAEEAEKRSTSTTNLKQADCVISKRLSSSSATLMNSPEKKSHLCPRSASASPLQPPRGPLRSRSIDRQKAGPPSSASSEGGADGAQKSEKEKRPPSPAGKRPASPSSVPGRRRSPSPAPAPSSTAKRPTSPAAAKQSPRNRPSSPGGGKQRPPSPQPSATKPPPIQRPALTPTGPPTLRKRDSKPKEGPTVQPVTPQSPEAPASVAPSTKTKEDSSTKAIAGTTSAEEAAKILAENRRLAREQKEREEQQRLQREEEERLRREEERQLAEQEQARREEEEKRLAEEKKREEEENARLAEEERARQELEEQERQAELQQQREEAEARAQEEAEKARQERERKLQQDQQERMERKKRIEEIMKRTRKTDQNDSKRDEKDVQDENGLEMLGAEDETKVFLPVSAEGERSVSEDCAEGDPDQSHLGRERSEHAESTAGDQAAITPGEVEELEGVNGRAEEDDQENNNGTCPEGVSLVPEAQPVDSSFVHVNEDSKVGLLPNLNGKSSSWSFEELIDLGVHSKTTLITVDAINADDCNQNLIDAAGIPDGPRVAFEDKAAVTSLSKPIEAVSDM, encoded by the exons CTGCCGCAGCCCAGGCGCAAGCGGAGGAGCGGCGCAGTCTGACCAGCAGCAGTCCGGGCCTGGCAGCACCTTCAGGGGGTGGCACAAAGACAGGCGCCAAGCCAG TACTTGATGGAGCAACACTAAGGATAGATGACAAGCTGAGAGTGGcaaaggagaggagagaggaacaGGAGAAGCAGCaag CCGCCAGGGAGTCCCAGATCCTGGAGCGGGAGAGGAAGGCCCGGCTGCAGTACGCGCGGCAGATGGAGGAGCGCCAGAAGAAGCTGGAGGAGCAGCGCCGGAAAGAGGAGCAGCGCAGGGCGGCCGTGGAGGAGAAGAGGAAGCAgaggcaggaggaggagaag GAGCACTACGAGGCTGTGATGCGGCGCACGCTGGAGCGCAGCCAGAGGCTGGAGCAGAGGCAGAAGAGGTGGTCCTGGGGAGGAGGTCCGACCGCGGAGTTGGAGAACAAGGCCG GTGATCCTGAGACAGCCCCAGCTGTAGACTTAGTACCTTCTTCTCCAGCAGATCCTCAGAGAGCGGAAGAAG CTGAAAAACGCTCTACATCCACAACGAACCTGAAACAGGCCGATTGTGTAATCAGCAAACGCCTTTCTTCATCCTCCGCCACCCTCATGAATTCACCCGAGAAAA AGTCTCACCTCTGTCCTCGTTCAGCCTCGGCCAGCCCCCTGCAGCCTCCCCGAGGGCCCCTGCGGAGCCGCAGCATCGACCGGCAAAAGGCTGGCCCCCCCTCCTCCGCCTCTTCGGAAGGCGGCGCGGACGGCGCACAG AAATCGGAGAAGGAGAAGCGACCTCCTTCTCCTGCGGGGAAGCGGCCAGCCTCCCCCTCCAGTGTCCCAGGACGCCGCCGCTCCCCCTCTCCTGCCCCGGCACCCAGCAGCACGGCCAAGAGACCCACTTCGCCAGCCGCCGCCAA GCAGAGTCCACGAAACCGCCCCTCATCTCCCGGCGGAGGTAAACAGCGCCCCCCGTCTCCTCAGCCCTCCGCCACCAAACCGCCCCCCATCCAGCGCCCGGCTCTCACCCCCACTGGGCCTCCCACCCTCCGCAAGAGGGACTCCAAACCCAAAGAGGGCCCCACGGTGCAGCCGGTCACCCCACAGTCGCCCGAGGCCCCGGCCAGTGTGGCCCCCAGCACCAAGACCAAAGAGG ACTCCAGCACCAAAGCTATAGCAGGGACCACGTCAGCCGAGGAGGCGGCTAAGATCCTGGCGGAGAACCGGCGCCTGGCCCGGGAGCAGAAGGAACGAGAGGAGCAGCAGAGgctgcagagagaggaggaagagag GCTccggagagaggaggagaggcagCTGGCGGAGCAGGAGCAGGCGCGGcgcgaggaagaggagaagcGGCTGGCGGAGGagaagaagagggaggaggaggagaacgCGCGCTTGGCTGAGGAGGAGAGAGCcaggcaggagctggaggagcaggagagaCAGGCTGAGCTGCAACAGCAG CGAGAGGAGGCCGAGGCGCGGGCGCAGGAGGAGGCGGAGAAGGCcaggcaggagagggagaggaagctGCAGCAGGACCAGCAGGAGCGCATGGAGCGGAAGAAG AGGATTGAAGAAATAATGAAGAGGACAAGAAAAACGGACCAAAACGATTCAAAG AGAGATGAGAAGGATGTGCAGGATGAGAACGGACTGGAGATGCTGGGCGCAGAAGATGAAACCAAAG TCTTCCTGCCTGTCTctgcagagggagagaggagcgtGTCGGAGGACTGTGCCGAAGGGGACCCGGATCAGAGCCACCTGGGACGTGAACGCAGCGAGCATGCAGAGAGCACAGCGGGGGACCAGGCAGCCATTACCCCTGGGGaggtggaggagctggaggGCGTGAACGGGAGGGCAGAGGAGGATGACCAGGAGAACAACAATGGGACATGTCCTGAGGGAGTCAG TTTGGTGCCTGAAGCCCAGCCAGTGGATTCCTCGTTTGTGCACGTTAATGAAGACTCCAAAGTGGGGCTGCTGCCCAATCTCAATGGGAAGTCCAGCTCCTGGAGCTTTGAGGAGCTCATAGATCTGGGAGTCCACTCCAAAACCACACTAATTACTGTAGACGCCATTAATGCTGATGACTGTAACCAAAACCTAATAGATGCTGCAGGCATTCCTGACGGACCTAGAGTGGCATTTGAAGACAAGGCTGCAGTGACCTCATTGAGTAAGCCCATTGAAGCCGTTTCAG ACAtgtga
- the map7d3 gene encoding ensconsin isoform X3 produces the protein MAEGAMSLKGMRAQMAAAAQAQAEERRSLTSSSPGLAAPSGGGTKTGAKPVLDGATLRIDDKLRVAKERREEQEKQQAARESQILERERKARLQYARQMEERQKKLEEQRRKEEQRRAAVEEKRKQRQEEEKEHYEAVMRRTLERSQRLEQRQKRWSWGGGPTAELENKAGDPETAPAVDLVPSSPADPQRAEEAEKRSTSTTNLKQADCVISKRLSSSSATLMNSPEKSAKRRSSSLNRLPSKAPAKEPQKQSEEQQTGSAAKKRSSSLTRVGNRSQASPKLEKGTKEEQARRTLAGPLDSGVISRLLTPTQASLARSKSTAALSADGADPPASASPLQPPRGPLRSRSIDRQKAGPPSSASSEGGADGAQKSEKEKRPPSPAGKRPASPSSVPGRRRSPSPAPAPSSTAKRPTSPAAAKQSPRNRPSSPGGGKQRPPSPQPSATKPPPIQRPALTPTGPPTLRKRDSKPKEGPTVQPVTPQSPEAPASVAPSTKTKEDSSTKAIAGTTSAEEAAKILAENRRLAREQKEREEQQRLQREEEERLRREEERQLAEQEQARREEEEKRLAEEKKREEEENARLAEEERARQELEEQERQAELQQQREEAEARAQEEAEKARQERERKLQQDQQERMERKKRIEEIMKRTRKTDQNDSKRDEKDVQDENGLEMLGAEDETKVFLPVSAEGERSVSEDCAEGDPDQSHLGRERSEHAESTAGDQAAITPGEVEELEGVNGRAEEDDQENNNGTCPEGVSLVPEAQPVDSSFVHVNEDSKVGLLPNLNGKSSSWSFEELIDLGVHSKTTLITVDAINADDCNQNLIDAAGIPDGPRVAFEDKAAVTSLSKPIEAVSDM, from the exons CTGCCGCAGCCCAGGCGCAAGCGGAGGAGCGGCGCAGTCTGACCAGCAGCAGTCCGGGCCTGGCAGCACCTTCAGGGGGTGGCACAAAGACAGGCGCCAAGCCAG TACTTGATGGAGCAACACTAAGGATAGATGACAAGCTGAGAGTGGcaaaggagaggagagaggaacaGGAGAAGCAGCaag CCGCCAGGGAGTCCCAGATCCTGGAGCGGGAGAGGAAGGCCCGGCTGCAGTACGCGCGGCAGATGGAGGAGCGCCAGAAGAAGCTGGAGGAGCAGCGCCGGAAAGAGGAGCAGCGCAGGGCGGCCGTGGAGGAGAAGAGGAAGCAgaggcaggaggaggagaag GAGCACTACGAGGCTGTGATGCGGCGCACGCTGGAGCGCAGCCAGAGGCTGGAGCAGAGGCAGAAGAGGTGGTCCTGGGGAGGAGGTCCGACCGCGGAGTTGGAGAACAAGGCCG GTGATCCTGAGACAGCCCCAGCTGTAGACTTAGTACCTTCTTCTCCAGCAGATCCTCAGAGAGCGGAAGAAG CTGAAAAACGCTCTACATCCACAACGAACCTGAAACAGGCCGATTGTGTAATCAGCAAACGCCTTTCTTCATCCTCCGCCACCCTCATGAATTCACCCGAGAAAA GTGCTAAAAGGAGGAGCTCCTCTCTCAATCGATTGCCTAGTAAGGCCCCTGCTAAGGAACCCCAAAAGCAGTCCGAGGAGCAGCAGACAG GCTCTGCTGCGAAGAAGAGGAGCTCCTCTCTCACTAGAGTGGGGAATAGATCGCAGGCGTCCCCCAAGCTAGAGAAAGGGACAAAGGAGGAGCAAG CACGCCGTACCCTGGCCGGCCCCCTGGACAGCGGGGTCATCAGCCGCCTGCTCACGCCCACGCAAGCCTCCTTAGCTAGGAGCAAGAGCACCGCTGCCCTGTCAGCTGACGGAGCAGACCCGCCAG CCTCGGCCAGCCCCCTGCAGCCTCCCCGAGGGCCCCTGCGGAGCCGCAGCATCGACCGGCAAAAGGCTGGCCCCCCCTCCTCCGCCTCTTCGGAAGGCGGCGCGGACGGCGCACAG AAATCGGAGAAGGAGAAGCGACCTCCTTCTCCTGCGGGGAAGCGGCCAGCCTCCCCCTCCAGTGTCCCAGGACGCCGCCGCTCCCCCTCTCCTGCCCCGGCACCCAGCAGCACGGCCAAGAGACCCACTTCGCCAGCCGCCGCCAA GCAGAGTCCACGAAACCGCCCCTCATCTCCCGGCGGAGGTAAACAGCGCCCCCCGTCTCCTCAGCCCTCCGCCACCAAACCGCCCCCCATCCAGCGCCCGGCTCTCACCCCCACTGGGCCTCCCACCCTCCGCAAGAGGGACTCCAAACCCAAAGAGGGCCCCACGGTGCAGCCGGTCACCCCACAGTCGCCCGAGGCCCCGGCCAGTGTGGCCCCCAGCACCAAGACCAAAGAGG ACTCCAGCACCAAAGCTATAGCAGGGACCACGTCAGCCGAGGAGGCGGCTAAGATCCTGGCGGAGAACCGGCGCCTGGCCCGGGAGCAGAAGGAACGAGAGGAGCAGCAGAGgctgcagagagaggaggaagagag GCTccggagagaggaggagaggcagCTGGCGGAGCAGGAGCAGGCGCGGcgcgaggaagaggagaagcGGCTGGCGGAGGagaagaagagggaggaggaggagaacgCGCGCTTGGCTGAGGAGGAGAGAGCcaggcaggagctggaggagcaggagagaCAGGCTGAGCTGCAACAGCAG CGAGAGGAGGCCGAGGCGCGGGCGCAGGAGGAGGCGGAGAAGGCcaggcaggagagggagaggaagctGCAGCAGGACCAGCAGGAGCGCATGGAGCGGAAGAAG AGGATTGAAGAAATAATGAAGAGGACAAGAAAAACGGACCAAAACGATTCAAAG AGAGATGAGAAGGATGTGCAGGATGAGAACGGACTGGAGATGCTGGGCGCAGAAGATGAAACCAAAG TCTTCCTGCCTGTCTctgcagagggagagaggagcgtGTCGGAGGACTGTGCCGAAGGGGACCCGGATCAGAGCCACCTGGGACGTGAACGCAGCGAGCATGCAGAGAGCACAGCGGGGGACCAGGCAGCCATTACCCCTGGGGaggtggaggagctggaggGCGTGAACGGGAGGGCAGAGGAGGATGACCAGGAGAACAACAATGGGACATGTCCTGAGGGAGTCAG TTTGGTGCCTGAAGCCCAGCCAGTGGATTCCTCGTTTGTGCACGTTAATGAAGACTCCAAAGTGGGGCTGCTGCCCAATCTCAATGGGAAGTCCAGCTCCTGGAGCTTTGAGGAGCTCATAGATCTGGGAGTCCACTCCAAAACCACACTAATTACTGTAGACGCCATTAATGCTGATGACTGTAACCAAAACCTAATAGATGCTGCAGGCATTCCTGACGGACCTAGAGTGGCATTTGAAGACAAGGCTGCAGTGACCTCATTGAGTAAGCCCATTGAAGCCGTTTCAG ACAtgtga
- the map7d3 gene encoding ensconsin isoform X6: MAEGAMSLKGMRAQMAAAAQAQAEERRSLTSSSPGLAAPSGGGTKTGAKPVLDGATLRIDDKLRVAKERREEQEKQQAARESQILERERKARLQYARQMEERQKKLEEQRRKEEQRRAAVEEKRKQRQEEEKEHYEAVMRRTLERSQRLEQRQKRWSWGGGPTAELENKAGDPETAPAVDLVPSSPADPQRAEEAEKRSTSTTNLKQADCVISKRLSSSSATLMNSPEKSAKRRSSSLNRLPSKAPAKEPQKQSEEQQTGSAAKKRSSSLTRVGNRSQASPKLEKGTKEEQESHLCPRSASASPLQPPRGPLRSRSIDRQKAGPPSSASSEGGADGAQKSEKEKRPPSPAGKRPASPSSVPGRRRSPSPAPAPSSTAKRPTSPAAAKQSPRNRPSSPGGGKQRPPSPQPSATKPPPIQRPALTPTGPPTLRKRDSKPKEGPTVQPVTPQSPEAPASVAPSTKTKEDSSTKAIAGTTSAEEAAKILAENRRLAREQKEREEQQRLQREEEERLRREEERQLAEQEQARREEEEKRLAEEKKREEEENARLAEEERARQELEEQERQAELQQQREEAEARAQEEAEKARQERERKLQQDQQERMERKKRIEEIMKRTRKTDQNDSKRDEKDVQDENGLEMLGAEDETKVFLPVSAEGERSVSEDCAEGDPDQSHLGRERSEHAESTAGDQAAITPGEVEELEGVNGRAEEDDQENNNGTCPEGVSLVPEAQPVDSSFVHVNEDSKVGLLPNLNGKSSSWSFEELIDLGVHSKTTLITVDAINADDCNQNLIDAAGIPDGPRVAFEDKAAVTSLSKPIEAVSDM; this comes from the exons CTGCCGCAGCCCAGGCGCAAGCGGAGGAGCGGCGCAGTCTGACCAGCAGCAGTCCGGGCCTGGCAGCACCTTCAGGGGGTGGCACAAAGACAGGCGCCAAGCCAG TACTTGATGGAGCAACACTAAGGATAGATGACAAGCTGAGAGTGGcaaaggagaggagagaggaacaGGAGAAGCAGCaag CCGCCAGGGAGTCCCAGATCCTGGAGCGGGAGAGGAAGGCCCGGCTGCAGTACGCGCGGCAGATGGAGGAGCGCCAGAAGAAGCTGGAGGAGCAGCGCCGGAAAGAGGAGCAGCGCAGGGCGGCCGTGGAGGAGAAGAGGAAGCAgaggcaggaggaggagaag GAGCACTACGAGGCTGTGATGCGGCGCACGCTGGAGCGCAGCCAGAGGCTGGAGCAGAGGCAGAAGAGGTGGTCCTGGGGAGGAGGTCCGACCGCGGAGTTGGAGAACAAGGCCG GTGATCCTGAGACAGCCCCAGCTGTAGACTTAGTACCTTCTTCTCCAGCAGATCCTCAGAGAGCGGAAGAAG CTGAAAAACGCTCTACATCCACAACGAACCTGAAACAGGCCGATTGTGTAATCAGCAAACGCCTTTCTTCATCCTCCGCCACCCTCATGAATTCACCCGAGAAAA GTGCTAAAAGGAGGAGCTCCTCTCTCAATCGATTGCCTAGTAAGGCCCCTGCTAAGGAACCCCAAAAGCAGTCCGAGGAGCAGCAGACAG GCTCTGCTGCGAAGAAGAGGAGCTCCTCTCTCACTAGAGTGGGGAATAGATCGCAGGCGTCCCCCAAGCTAGAGAAAGGGACAAAGGAGGAGCAAG AGTCTCACCTCTGTCCTCGTTCAGCCTCGGCCAGCCCCCTGCAGCCTCCCCGAGGGCCCCTGCGGAGCCGCAGCATCGACCGGCAAAAGGCTGGCCCCCCCTCCTCCGCCTCTTCGGAAGGCGGCGCGGACGGCGCACAG AAATCGGAGAAGGAGAAGCGACCTCCTTCTCCTGCGGGGAAGCGGCCAGCCTCCCCCTCCAGTGTCCCAGGACGCCGCCGCTCCCCCTCTCCTGCCCCGGCACCCAGCAGCACGGCCAAGAGACCCACTTCGCCAGCCGCCGCCAA GCAGAGTCCACGAAACCGCCCCTCATCTCCCGGCGGAGGTAAACAGCGCCCCCCGTCTCCTCAGCCCTCCGCCACCAAACCGCCCCCCATCCAGCGCCCGGCTCTCACCCCCACTGGGCCTCCCACCCTCCGCAAGAGGGACTCCAAACCCAAAGAGGGCCCCACGGTGCAGCCGGTCACCCCACAGTCGCCCGAGGCCCCGGCCAGTGTGGCCCCCAGCACCAAGACCAAAGAGG ACTCCAGCACCAAAGCTATAGCAGGGACCACGTCAGCCGAGGAGGCGGCTAAGATCCTGGCGGAGAACCGGCGCCTGGCCCGGGAGCAGAAGGAACGAGAGGAGCAGCAGAGgctgcagagagaggaggaagagag GCTccggagagaggaggagaggcagCTGGCGGAGCAGGAGCAGGCGCGGcgcgaggaagaggagaagcGGCTGGCGGAGGagaagaagagggaggaggaggagaacgCGCGCTTGGCTGAGGAGGAGAGAGCcaggcaggagctggaggagcaggagagaCAGGCTGAGCTGCAACAGCAG CGAGAGGAGGCCGAGGCGCGGGCGCAGGAGGAGGCGGAGAAGGCcaggcaggagagggagaggaagctGCAGCAGGACCAGCAGGAGCGCATGGAGCGGAAGAAG AGGATTGAAGAAATAATGAAGAGGACAAGAAAAACGGACCAAAACGATTCAAAG AGAGATGAGAAGGATGTGCAGGATGAGAACGGACTGGAGATGCTGGGCGCAGAAGATGAAACCAAAG TCTTCCTGCCTGTCTctgcagagggagagaggagcgtGTCGGAGGACTGTGCCGAAGGGGACCCGGATCAGAGCCACCTGGGACGTGAACGCAGCGAGCATGCAGAGAGCACAGCGGGGGACCAGGCAGCCATTACCCCTGGGGaggtggaggagctggaggGCGTGAACGGGAGGGCAGAGGAGGATGACCAGGAGAACAACAATGGGACATGTCCTGAGGGAGTCAG TTTGGTGCCTGAAGCCCAGCCAGTGGATTCCTCGTTTGTGCACGTTAATGAAGACTCCAAAGTGGGGCTGCTGCCCAATCTCAATGGGAAGTCCAGCTCCTGGAGCTTTGAGGAGCTCATAGATCTGGGAGTCCACTCCAAAACCACACTAATTACTGTAGACGCCATTAATGCTGATGACTGTAACCAAAACCTAATAGATGCTGCAGGCATTCCTGACGGACCTAGAGTGGCATTTGAAGACAAGGCTGCAGTGACCTCATTGAGTAAGCCCATTGAAGCCGTTTCAG ACAtgtga
- the map7d3 gene encoding ensconsin isoform X8, translating to MAEGAMSLKGMRAQMAAAAQAQAEERRSLTSSSPGLAAPSGGGTKTGAKPVLDGATLRIDDKLRVAKERREEQEKQQAARESQILERERKARLQYARQMEERQKKLEEQRRKEEQRRAAVEEKRKQRQEEEKEHYEAVMRRTLERSQRLEQRQKRWSWGGGPTAELENKAGDPETAPAVDLVPSSPADPQRAEEAEKRSTSTTNLKQADCVISKRLSSSSATLMNSPEKTRRTLAGPLDSGVISRLLTPTQASLARSKSTAALSADGADPPESHLCPRSASASPLQPPRGPLRSRSIDRQKAGPPSSASSEGGADGAQKSEKEKRPPSPAGKRPASPSSVPGRRRSPSPAPAPSSTAKRPTSPAAAKQSPRNRPSSPGGGKQRPPSPQPSATKPPPIQRPALTPTGPPTLRKRDSKPKEGPTVQPVTPQSPEAPASVAPSTKTKEDSSTKAIAGTTSAEEAAKILAENRRLAREQKEREEQQRLQREEEERLRREEERQLAEQEQARREEEEKRLAEEKKREEEENARLAEEERARQELEEQERQAELQQQREEAEARAQEEAEKARQERERKLQQDQQERMERKKRIEEIMKRTRKTDQNDSKRDEKDVQDENGLEMLGAEDETKVFLPVSAEGERSVSEDCAEGDPDQSHLGRERSEHAESTAGDQAAITPGEVEELEGVNGRAEEDDQENNNGTCPEGVSLVPEAQPVDSSFVHVNEDSKVGLLPNLNGKSSSWSFEELIDLGVHSKTTLITVDAINADDCNQNLIDAAGIPDGPRVAFEDKAAVTSLSKPIEAVSDM from the exons CTGCCGCAGCCCAGGCGCAAGCGGAGGAGCGGCGCAGTCTGACCAGCAGCAGTCCGGGCCTGGCAGCACCTTCAGGGGGTGGCACAAAGACAGGCGCCAAGCCAG TACTTGATGGAGCAACACTAAGGATAGATGACAAGCTGAGAGTGGcaaaggagaggagagaggaacaGGAGAAGCAGCaag CCGCCAGGGAGTCCCAGATCCTGGAGCGGGAGAGGAAGGCCCGGCTGCAGTACGCGCGGCAGATGGAGGAGCGCCAGAAGAAGCTGGAGGAGCAGCGCCGGAAAGAGGAGCAGCGCAGGGCGGCCGTGGAGGAGAAGAGGAAGCAgaggcaggaggaggagaag GAGCACTACGAGGCTGTGATGCGGCGCACGCTGGAGCGCAGCCAGAGGCTGGAGCAGAGGCAGAAGAGGTGGTCCTGGGGAGGAGGTCCGACCGCGGAGTTGGAGAACAAGGCCG GTGATCCTGAGACAGCCCCAGCTGTAGACTTAGTACCTTCTTCTCCAGCAGATCCTCAGAGAGCGGAAGAAG CTGAAAAACGCTCTACATCCACAACGAACCTGAAACAGGCCGATTGTGTAATCAGCAAACGCCTTTCTTCATCCTCCGCCACCCTCATGAATTCACCCGAGAAAA CACGCCGTACCCTGGCCGGCCCCCTGGACAGCGGGGTCATCAGCCGCCTGCTCACGCCCACGCAAGCCTCCTTAGCTAGGAGCAAGAGCACCGCTGCCCTGTCAGCTGACGGAGCAGACCCGCCAG AGTCTCACCTCTGTCCTCGTTCAGCCTCGGCCAGCCCCCTGCAGCCTCCCCGAGGGCCCCTGCGGAGCCGCAGCATCGACCGGCAAAAGGCTGGCCCCCCCTCCTCCGCCTCTTCGGAAGGCGGCGCGGACGGCGCACAG AAATCGGAGAAGGAGAAGCGACCTCCTTCTCCTGCGGGGAAGCGGCCAGCCTCCCCCTCCAGTGTCCCAGGACGCCGCCGCTCCCCCTCTCCTGCCCCGGCACCCAGCAGCACGGCCAAGAGACCCACTTCGCCAGCCGCCGCCAA GCAGAGTCCACGAAACCGCCCCTCATCTCCCGGCGGAGGTAAACAGCGCCCCCCGTCTCCTCAGCCCTCCGCCACCAAACCGCCCCCCATCCAGCGCCCGGCTCTCACCCCCACTGGGCCTCCCACCCTCCGCAAGAGGGACTCCAAACCCAAAGAGGGCCCCACGGTGCAGCCGGTCACCCCACAGTCGCCCGAGGCCCCGGCCAGTGTGGCCCCCAGCACCAAGACCAAAGAGG ACTCCAGCACCAAAGCTATAGCAGGGACCACGTCAGCCGAGGAGGCGGCTAAGATCCTGGCGGAGAACCGGCGCCTGGCCCGGGAGCAGAAGGAACGAGAGGAGCAGCAGAGgctgcagagagaggaggaagagag GCTccggagagaggaggagaggcagCTGGCGGAGCAGGAGCAGGCGCGGcgcgaggaagaggagaagcGGCTGGCGGAGGagaagaagagggaggaggaggagaacgCGCGCTTGGCTGAGGAGGAGAGAGCcaggcaggagctggaggagcaggagagaCAGGCTGAGCTGCAACAGCAG CGAGAGGAGGCCGAGGCGCGGGCGCAGGAGGAGGCGGAGAAGGCcaggcaggagagggagaggaagctGCAGCAGGACCAGCAGGAGCGCATGGAGCGGAAGAAG AGGATTGAAGAAATAATGAAGAGGACAAGAAAAACGGACCAAAACGATTCAAAG AGAGATGAGAAGGATGTGCAGGATGAGAACGGACTGGAGATGCTGGGCGCAGAAGATGAAACCAAAG TCTTCCTGCCTGTCTctgcagagggagagaggagcgtGTCGGAGGACTGTGCCGAAGGGGACCCGGATCAGAGCCACCTGGGACGTGAACGCAGCGAGCATGCAGAGAGCACAGCGGGGGACCAGGCAGCCATTACCCCTGGGGaggtggaggagctggaggGCGTGAACGGGAGGGCAGAGGAGGATGACCAGGAGAACAACAATGGGACATGTCCTGAGGGAGTCAG TTTGGTGCCTGAAGCCCAGCCAGTGGATTCCTCGTTTGTGCACGTTAATGAAGACTCCAAAGTGGGGCTGCTGCCCAATCTCAATGGGAAGTCCAGCTCCTGGAGCTTTGAGGAGCTCATAGATCTGGGAGTCCACTCCAAAACCACACTAATTACTGTAGACGCCATTAATGCTGATGACTGTAACCAAAACCTAATAGATGCTGCAGGCATTCCTGACGGACCTAGAGTGGCATTTGAAGACAAGGCTGCAGTGACCTCATTGAGTAAGCCCATTGAAGCCGTTTCAG ACAtgtga